A DNA window from Alligator mississippiensis isolate rAllMis1 chromosome 11, rAllMis1, whole genome shotgun sequence contains the following coding sequences:
- the LOC109283046 gene encoding urokinase plasminogen activator surface receptor, translated as MPGFLGRLQGLLGCPSQIRVPPGVLGYLLQAPDTSALGLPLASYHPPAVMMDALRVGCGTCNRLLSDTAAGLSISSSCCYTDLCKATNIRDPRPSWRLPCQSCVGSAKACGPNTPTLTCVDPQAQCLQLSRRLLPGEQGDTMYKAYGWRGRPEELLALAVGPDLTYVHVQRCHGTSCNNGSFAEVPRGKPNGKRCYTCRETGAGECNRRQLQSMRCTGAMDQCVKVQSTDKNNPRTLLCGCGTPNLCHPWQPLARLLLPSGHKIYCCSESLCNRAAPRWDPLPTLLLPLTLLLLLGAVWN; from the exons atgcctgggttccttggGAGGCTGCAGGGCTTGCTGGGTTGTCCCAGTCAGATAAGAGTCCCTCCTGGAGTACTTGGCTATCTGCTCCAGGCCCCGGACACCAGTGCTCTGGGCTTACCTCTGGCCTCCTACCATCCCCCTGCAGTCATGATGGATGCCCTGCGGGTGGGCTGCGGGACCTGTAACCGGCTCCTTTCAGACACCGCGGCTGGACTGAGCatatccagctcctgctgctacacggACCTGTGCAAAGCGACCAACATTC GTGACCCACGTCCCAGTTGGCGTCTCCCGTGTCAAAGCTGTGTGGGATCTGCCAAAGCCTGTGGCCCCAACACCCCGACTTTGACCTGCGTTGACCCCCAGGCCCAGTGTCTGCAGCTGTCCCGGCGCCTGCTGCCTG gggagcagggagacacCATGTACAAGGCATACGGGTGGCGAGGGCGCCCCGAAGAGCTGCTGGCCCTTGCTGTGGGGCCTGACCTCACCTATGTGCACGTGCAGCGCTGCCATGGGACCAGCTGCAACAACGGCTCCTTTGCTG aGGTGCCCCGGGGGAAGCCCAATGGGAAGCGCTGTTACACCTGCCGGGAGACAGGAGCAGGAGAGTGCAACCGTCGGCAGCTGCAGAGCATGAGGTGTACAGGGGCCATGGACCAGTGTGTGAAAGTCCAGAGCACAG ACAAGAACAACCCTAGGACCCTGCTCTGCGGCTGCGGCACCCCCAACCTCTGCcacccctggcagcccctggcaCGCCTCCTGCTGCCCTCGGGCCACAAGATCTACTGCTGCTCTGAGAGCCTCTGCAACCGTGCAGCCCCCCGTTGggaccccctgcccaccctgctgctgcccctgacattgctgctgctgctgggggcagtcTGGAACTGA
- the LOC102567048 gene encoding TNF receptor-associated factor 1 isoform X1, which translates to MGDMSSMVFSPWSSSETLTTPQGGAAGAPAPYEEETPPCGCYQALRRDLLGPEGYRAPVQPLFNDLDRVHHGPLEAHAALLPGREGAPGASDLLGPLEQRLGRVELQQKTLHNILAVMSRELSRREEPGAAASEALGEALARILQLEEKVAHQDSLLAIKDVMISSLGARIQTLEQTSYDGRFLWKVTDITLRRREAQTGQRLALYSPSFYTHRYGYKLCLKLFLNGDGAGAGTHLSLFLVVMRGEYDFQLQWPFQHKVTFSLLDQSGQRHVSTSFRPLGTSSSFQRPVGKNNIASGLPEFFPLRQLEAPSGATYLQEDTLVFQALIDPNV; encoded by the exons ATGGG GGACATGAGCTCCATGGTCTtcagcccctggagcagcagtgAGACCCTTACAACCCCACAGGGGGGCGCTGCAGGGGCCCCAGCCCCCTATGAGGAGGAGACGCCCCCCTGCGGCTGCTATCAGGCCCTGAGGAG AGACCTGCTGGGGCCAGAGGGGTACAGAGCCCCAGTGCAGCCGCTGTTCAATGACCTGGATCGG gTGCATCATGGTCCACTGGAGGCCCATGCCGCTCTCCTGCCTGGCAGAGAGGGGGCTCCTGGTGCCAGCGACCTGCTGGGGCCCCTGGAGCAGCGGCTGGGGCGggtggagctgcagcagaagacCCTGCACAACATCCTGGCTGTGATGAGCCGGGAGCTAAGCCGGCGTgaggagcctggggctgcagcctctgAGGCCCTGGGGGAAGCCCTGGCCCGAATcctgcagctggaggagaag gtgGCCCATCAGGACTCGCTTCTGGCCATCAAGGATGTCATGATCAGCAGCTTGGGTGCCCGCATCCAGACCCTGGAGCAGACGTCCTATGATGGGCGCTTCCTCTGGAAGGTCACCGACATCACCCTTCGGAGGCGGGAAGCCCAGACAGGCCAGAGGCTTGCCCTCTACTCCCCCT cttTCTACACCCACCGCTACGGCTACAAGCTTTGCCTTAAACTCTTCCTCaatggggatggagctggagccGGGACTCACCTCTCTCTCTTCTTGGTGGTGATGAGGGGGGAATACGACTTCCAGCTCCAGTGGCCCTTCCAGCACAAG GTCACCTTCAGCCTTCTGGACCAGAGTGGGCAGCGGCACGTGTCCACTTCTTTTCGCCCCCTGGGGACCTCCTCATCCTTCCAACGGCCTGTTGGCAAGAACAACATCGCCAGCGGCCTCCCTGAGTTCTTCCCCTTGCGTCAGCTGGAAGCCCCGAGTGGGGCCACCTACCTCCAAGAGGACACACTGGTCTTCCAGGCTTTGATAGACCCCAACGTTTAA
- the LOC102567048 gene encoding TNF receptor-associated factor 1 isoform X2, whose protein sequence is MSSMVFSPWSSSETLTTPQGGAAGAPAPYEEETPPCGCYQALRRDLLGPEGYRAPVQPLFNDLDRVHHGPLEAHAALLPGREGAPGASDLLGPLEQRLGRVELQQKTLHNILAVMSRELSRREEPGAAASEALGEALARILQLEEKVAHQDSLLAIKDVMISSLGARIQTLEQTSYDGRFLWKVTDITLRRREAQTGQRLALYSPSFYTHRYGYKLCLKLFLNGDGAGAGTHLSLFLVVMRGEYDFQLQWPFQHKVTFSLLDQSGQRHVSTSFRPLGTSSSFQRPVGKNNIASGLPEFFPLRQLEAPSGATYLQEDTLVFQALIDPNV, encoded by the exons ATGAGCTCCATGGTCTtcagcccctggagcagcagtgAGACCCTTACAACCCCACAGGGGGGCGCTGCAGGGGCCCCAGCCCCCTATGAGGAGGAGACGCCCCCCTGCGGCTGCTATCAGGCCCTGAGGAG AGACCTGCTGGGGCCAGAGGGGTACAGAGCCCCAGTGCAGCCGCTGTTCAATGACCTGGATCGG gTGCATCATGGTCCACTGGAGGCCCATGCCGCTCTCCTGCCTGGCAGAGAGGGGGCTCCTGGTGCCAGCGACCTGCTGGGGCCCCTGGAGCAGCGGCTGGGGCGggtggagctgcagcagaagacCCTGCACAACATCCTGGCTGTGATGAGCCGGGAGCTAAGCCGGCGTgaggagcctggggctgcagcctctgAGGCCCTGGGGGAAGCCCTGGCCCGAATcctgcagctggaggagaag gtgGCCCATCAGGACTCGCTTCTGGCCATCAAGGATGTCATGATCAGCAGCTTGGGTGCCCGCATCCAGACCCTGGAGCAGACGTCCTATGATGGGCGCTTCCTCTGGAAGGTCACCGACATCACCCTTCGGAGGCGGGAAGCCCAGACAGGCCAGAGGCTTGCCCTCTACTCCCCCT cttTCTACACCCACCGCTACGGCTACAAGCTTTGCCTTAAACTCTTCCTCaatggggatggagctggagccGGGACTCACCTCTCTCTCTTCTTGGTGGTGATGAGGGGGGAATACGACTTCCAGCTCCAGTGGCCCTTCCAGCACAAG GTCACCTTCAGCCTTCTGGACCAGAGTGGGCAGCGGCACGTGTCCACTTCTTTTCGCCCCCTGGGGACCTCCTCATCCTTCCAACGGCCTGTTGGCAAGAACAACATCGCCAGCGGCCTCCCTGAGTTCTTCCCCTTGCGTCAGCTGGAAGCCCCGAGTGGGGCCACCTACCTCCAAGAGGACACACTGGTCTTCCAGGCTTTGATAGACCCCAACGTTTAA